The DNA segment CTAAACACCGGTACAACCGTTCCATCTCTTTGAATACCATCCACATCCATTCCTTTGGTACCAAACATAAAGTCCACATGCACTAAAGAGGTATTCATGCCACGCTTCTTTAGGCTTTCTTCCTCATCTGTTAAACCACCTTGAATGTTCTCCGGATAGGCACGTCCCAAAGCCAAATGGCAAGCCGCATTTTCATCAAATAAGGTATTAAAATATAGAATACCTGATTGTGAAATTGGCGAATTATATGGCACCAAAGCCACTTCTCCTAAATGCGAAGAACCTTCATCAAAGTTCACCAGCTTATCCAAAGCTTCCTTTTCTTTTTCAGCTCCATATTCCACCACTTTTCCATTTTCAAAACGGAACCAGAAATTCTCAATCACTTTCCCCGAATAACTCAAAGGCTTAGAAGCGTACACAATTCCATTTACTCTATCTTTATGAGGCATAGAGAACACTTCTTCAGTTGGAATATTTGGCTCAAAGTGAATCCCAAAGAAAGAATCGGTACCACCACCTTCCCAAATATTTCCATCCACTAAGCCTACCTCTAAATCAGTACCCAGTTCAGAAGTGAAATGTAATTTTGTGAATTGATAGTCGGTCATTTTCTTGGCATATGCTGTTAGACGAGCATCGTGTTCCAACCAATTCTGTTCTGGATTAGACTGTTCATCCACCCTGGAAGCGGAAAAGATTGCCTTTTCTAAAGCACTATACGCTTCTTCTGGACTTAAATTAGGAAACACCAATTCCGCCCAATCTTGTGATGGTAAAGCAACGATTGACCATTGACCAATATTTTTCATTTGATAGTCCATCAAGTCATCCATTTTTTCCGAGAAAGCTCTTGAATACGCACTAATCTTTTCTTGATCCAAATCCTTTAAGCCACCCGGACAATCCGATACCACCGCTAAAGAACATATTCCCTTATCCTGAAGATACTTGTGTTTATCATGGAGCCAATCCGGAATATCCTTTAATCGTTCTAAGCTTTGGTATTGGAATTTATGACGGCTTAATTCCTCATCACTCCAATCCACAATCACATCCGAAGCCCCAACTTCATAGGCCTCTTTTGAAACCATCCGCACAAATTCCACATCTCGAACATTGGCTCGCACCAATAAAGGCTGATCCTTTTGTACATGAACACCCATACGAACCGCCAATTTCGCTAATTTTTCATAAAGATTTTGATTTTTCATTTCGTTTCCCCCTCTTGTATCACTTCCATAACACGATTTAATTCTTTCATTTGATTTTCAAATTGTTGGATATCCACCACGAACCGACTTGTCCCAAAAGGATTGATAATAATTCCCATATCTTCCTTTTTAGCCTGACTTAAAACCTCTTGGAAAGGAACTTTCTTTAATTCCAAACCTTCTAATTCCACTAAGTCTTGATTCCGAAAGGCCTCTTTTGGACTAGTATAAATGGATTTCAAATAAGCATTGCTTGCCGGAATAAAGACTTTATCATACAAAATTGTGTTTTGTTCAAAATCACCCGTGTATTTTAATTGATAAAAGTCCGCCTTTTCAAATGAACAAAACAATTGATGAATATAATGATAATCCATCACATGCGACGGGACTTCTTTCAATAAACCATTCACATACTCACTCTTCGTCCTATCCTTAGCTAAATAGCCTGATAATAATTGATAAGCATTCACACTCAATTTTTCATTAAAGTGAACTTTCAAGCGAACCTTTTCTTCCTTTGCGGATTTCTTTTGAACATCTTGTACAAAGATTTCCTCTACTTTTCCCTCACTCAATACAACCGGTACGGTTTCACCACCTTTTTCAACCAATTGATCCAATAAAGAAACCCTCTCACCTTGAAAAATTTCTCCCCGAACAAAGCCTTCAATATAAGAACCATCAACCCGATCAATCAATAAACTAAAAGCTTCCTTTCCTTTTTGGTAGGATTTTTTCTTGTCTTTCCAAAGCAAAACATAATTTCCGAAGCGATTCAAGTACCATTTTCCCAGGTAATAAATACCAAAAGAACTGAGAATAACGACACTTATCTTTTGCGTGAAGGAATAAAGGTCTGCCTCTAAGTAACAAACATCCATTGCGTAATAAATCAAAAGAACACCGGCTTGTAATACCAGAGATAAATACACATAACGCCCTAAATGAAAGCGTTGGGAGATGATACGACCTTCTTCTTTATCCATGAATTTATTGATATAGTGTAATATCATCCAATGCACCAATTCTACATTCACAATGAAGTGATGGGTATACAACAGACTTATGTTATAAATAGGCGCTACGAGCCATTGGATTAGTAAGAACATTGACGCCAAGCCAAGGAATAGCGCAATCACCTGATTTAATCGAAGTAATAATCGTTTCATGCATTTATTTTATCATTGATATGTCAGAATGAGTAGTAACCAGCCCACCAGTAACAGCCATGGACCAAAAGGGATTCTTCTTTTCTTAGTACTAATCGCAAATAATAAACCAAAGCCGCTCGCAAGTCCTAACCATAAATGGAACAATTCCCATGGCAAGCCAAATAAAAAAATGCCGCACAAACAAATATCCCCCTCCCCCATCCATTGATTTCTTAAATAAGGGGAAATAAGGATACACACAACAGCGATAAGCCACTTCCCTTCTAATCCACGATAATAAAAGAAAGCCATTAACGAAGCACTTAACCATAAATCTATGCTTTGTATTTTTTCGCTATACGCATCTTCTAATCCCATCTTTATGAATAAAAAAGATAAACTCATAAAAGGAAGAATAGGCATTTCAGAGTTTTGCCAAGCTAATCCTACCAAAAGACTATACACATCTATACCAAACCAAAAAAGTGGAATAGCTTGTTTACAATAGGAGCATTTTCCTTGATTCAGTAAGTAGCCCAACATAGGTAGCTTCATCCACCACTTCAATTCCTTATAACAAAAATCACAGACACTTTTCCCTTTTTGACCACGATGAAAATAATGTCGATACGAATAGGTTAAACAAAAACTGAACCAAGCCAATGAAAAAAGAACTTTCTCCATACTTATCTATTACCAAGCAAAGAGAAAATCCTTGTTTAATGAGGCATCTTTTTAACCGATACCGAATATTTCGCTAAATAGTCACGAAACTCTTCATATTGAGAAGGTTCAAAGAATAAGGCGTTGATTTTGTGAAAGTGTTCAAAGAATAAACTGGAATCTTTCCTAGATAAGGTTAATTGCCCTATTTTTTTATATTTAACTAAGGATCCCATTAGAACCACCCCTTTTGGTGATAAACCGGATTTCATATTCATATACATAATTCCCAAACCCAGGACCACGCCGGATTGAATGTAACGGAATGCTCCTTGGTTATGCATAAAGCCGACTATCGCTAATAACACAAATAAAACAAATACTGCCCAACGATTGCCTACCTTTGTTTCAACTTCAACTTGACTAGAATGCACCAACATCAATGTGAACATCGCAAAGACAAGCACATCCAACACTAAAAAAATCATTTGATTGACTGACATGTTTTTACCTCGTACCTACTATACCAAAAAGATTTTCTTTTTACTTCCTTTTACAAAGAAAAAGCTTAAAACGATGCTCATTTTAAGCTTCTAAAAAATTAGTTGATTTTATTCTTTAAATCTTCAATGTCATCCTTGATTTGTTCCAACATTGCTTTTTTGCGAGAAATTTGGCGTTCCATTTCATGTACTTCTTCGTAATCATCGACTTGGAAAACATCTTCTTGAAGTTGGTTGATTTCCTTGCGTAAAGATTCAGTCAACTCTTCTTTGTGAGCTAGAATATCTTGGAAACGTTGTTGATTGGCACCATGCTTCGCATCCCAGAATTGTTCCTTAACAGCCTTGAATTCTTCCCAGATACGATCATTATCTTTTCTTCCCGAGTATCCGGCTTCTCTCCAAGCCACATCTAAGCTCTTCATCTTTTCGGTATTTTCTTTATCTAAATTACCAGATGCGACAATTTCTTTTGCTTGTTCAATTAAAGCGTTTTTCTTAGCTAAGCTAGCACTAAATTCTTCATTTCTCTTCTTAAAGAACTCTTTACGTTCGGCGAAGAACTTTTGACGAGCTCCATTGAAAGCTTCCCACAATTGATCATCCCATTCACGACCGGCAGAACCTAAGGCTTTCCAATCGTTCATCCATTCATCCATCTTACTGGATAAAGCATTGTAATTCACATTCTTTTCCACTGCTTCTTGAACAAGCTTAATGAGCTCTTCTTTCTTCAGCTTAGCTTCACCACGAACGGTATCTAAATTAGCGAAATATTCCTTACGGCTCTTATTGAATTCTTTACGTGCTTTTTTGAACGATTCCCAAAGCGTATTTTCCTTTTCACCGGCATGACCAATATCTTGCCATTGTTCTTGCAACTGGCGGAAAGCCTCTTGTGTATCTTTCCATGCGGTTGAATTCTTCAATTCTTCCGCCTTTTGAACCAACGTCTCTTTTAAGCTTGCGTTTTGAACTGCTTTCTCTTTACGCATTTTTAATTTTTCTAAAGATGCTTCAAACCAAGTCTTATATTCTTGTTCTTTCGCTGTTTTCCAATCTGGAATGGCTTCCCATTCTTTCTTAATAGCCTCTATTTCTTCTTCACTTGTTCCGGCGTTCAATGTTTCAACTTGACGGCATAAATCTTGTTTATGACGAACGTCTTTTTCTAATTCTTCAACAGCGTTTTCTTTAAATTCTGTTCCGTATTCAATATCTCCACCTTGGCTCGCCGGCTTTTGCCAAACAAGCATGGTGTATTCTCCATTGGATTCAATGCCATACCAACGACCATGACCATCTTCATGACCTTCTACCGCTAATGTTGGTTGTCCCTTTTCGTCAACAGCTCCATAAAGAACTTCGATGACCTTTCCATCAAATGTTTTATGCGACTTGATGGTAACTTTCGCATATTTTTCTTCGTAACCTTGTAATGTCTTCCAATCCATTCTGTTTCCTCGTTTCTACCTACTGATTTTATGCGAAAAAGGGTATTTTGTCTAATGGTTTAAAGGATTTTTGACTTATCGCTTGAATAATGTTACTTGTTATGGTGCGTAGGGGGTATTTTATGAAATTCGAAAGAGAAATTCGAGAGCTTTATACTTCTGCTTTTCCACCTTTAGAAAGAATTCATTTTTGGGTATTGAAGAATATTCAAAAAAGAAAGAAAGGTAAGTTTTACCCAATTGTTCAACTTAATCATTTCATCGGGTTTTTCTTTACGATTGAAAATGAAACTTGTGTTTATTTATTCTTTTTTGCCTTAGACCCTTCCTTAAGAAATCAAGGTTTAGGTGGGAAAGCTTTGGATCATATGGTTGCTCGTTTCAAGCATAAAAAAGTTTTTCTTTTAACCGAATTAGTTGAAGAAAAGAATTCCCTTCCATATCGAAGAAAAAACTTCTATCTTCGTCATGGCTTTAAAGAAACACATTGTTACTTTAAAGAGAATTATGTTTGGTATGAAATGTTATGCCAAAGCGATGATTTTAGCCGAAAGGAATATCATCAATTGATGAAAGAGGCTTTTTCACCTCTTGAGTATCGTTTCTTCTTTAATCCACAAGACAGTAAAAGGGAATTCTAGCTAGGATAAAAACAAAGAATCCAAACCGATAAGCATCCGCAAAAACCTTTGTGCTATTCAATCGTTTAGAAAGAAGAACTAGAAGCCAAAGCACTTAAGCGTGCTACTTTTTAGGAAGTACTAAAAAAGATGCTTACATAACCTTTGTAAACACCTTTTTATACAACAAAGCGCCTTAAACAGGGCTCGAACCTGTGACCTAGCGGTTAACAGCCGCTCGCTCTGCCGACTGAGCTATTAAGGCGTGCTTAAATAATATACCACATATTTTTGGAAAATCAACCAACTTTTTAACTTTTTCCGTGTGCCAAAAAAATTAGAGGAGAAACCATTAAAAAGAACCGTGGGAATCACTTAATTAGCTGAAGGGTATTTATTATAGCAGAAAAGCCCCTTTCTTATGGGAAAATGAATTTTTCCAAACGATACACAAAAGCCTCGATTTTTCGAGGCTTTCCTTTTCAAACTTTCTAATGACTAGAAAGAACTTTTTTCACTTCTTCACAGACACCATCACCATCTAATTTATATTTCTGCATCAGCGCTTTTGCACTACCGGATTCCGCAAAGCAATCCTGCATACCAATTCGATGGATTATTCTTGGGTATAGTTTTGTTGAAATTTCGGCAATTAAACCGCCTAAGCCACCAATCACATTATGCTCTTCCGCCGTAAACACTCGGTCAAACTGACTTAAAATCTTTGCGATTTCTTTTTCTGAACAAGGTTTAATCGCAAAAACATCCACAACCGCAATACTCTTGCCCTCTTCTTGTAATTTATTCGCCGCTTCTAAAGCGGATTGAACCATTGATCCACAAGCGAAAATAACCGCATCCTTACCCTCTTTCACCATCTTAGGCTTCGCGAAATCAAAGACTTCCTTTTCATCATAGACATCTTCCACGGAAGATCGACCCAAACGAACATAACTTGGCTTATTCGTATGAGCTACATGACGAATGATTGCCTTTGTTTCAGTCGCATCACAAGGGACATACACTTCCATTTCAGGAATAACACGCATTAAGGCAATGTCTTCAATGGCTTGATGAGAGACCCCATCCTCACCGACTGAAATACCCGCATGCGTTCCACAAATCTTAACATTCAACTTTGGATAGGCAACGCTATTACGAATCTGTTCCCAAGCACGACCTGTACAAAACATCGCAAAGGAAGAAGCGAAAGC comes from the Bulleidia sp. zg-1006 genome and includes:
- a CDS encoding aminopeptidase, whose translation is MKNQNLYEKLAKLAVRMGVHVQKDQPLLVRANVRDVEFVRMVSKEAYEVGASDVIVDWSDEELSRHKFQYQSLERLKDIPDWLHDKHKYLQDKGICSLAVVSDCPGGLKDLDQEKISAYSRAFSEKMDDLMDYQMKNIGQWSIVALPSQDWAELVFPNLSPEEAYSALEKAIFSASRVDEQSNPEQNWLEHDARLTAYAKKMTDYQFTKLHFTSELGTDLEVGLVDGNIWEGGGTDSFFGIHFEPNIPTEEVFSMPHKDRVNGIVYASKPLSYSGKVIENFWFRFENGKVVEYGAEKEKEALDKLVNFDEGSSHLGEVALVPYNSPISQSGILYFNTLFDENAACHLALGRAYPENIQGGLTDEEESLKKRGMNTSLVHVDFMFGTKGMDVDGIQRDGTVVPVFRKGSFVIGE
- a CDS encoding prepilin peptidase, which codes for MEKVLFSLAWFSFCLTYSYRHYFHRGQKGKSVCDFCYKELKWWMKLPMLGYLLNQGKCSYCKQAIPLFWFGIDVYSLLVGLAWQNSEMPILPFMSLSFLFIKMGLEDAYSEKIQSIDLWLSASLMAFFYYRGLEGKWLIAVVCILISPYLRNQWMGEGDICLCGIFLFGLPWELFHLWLGLASGFGLLFAISTKKRRIPFGPWLLLVGWLLLILTYQ
- a CDS encoding DUF349 domain-containing protein is translated as MDWKTLQGYEEKYAKVTIKSHKTFDGKVIEVLYGAVDEKGQPTLAVEGHEDGHGRWYGIESNGEYTMLVWQKPASQGGDIEYGTEFKENAVEELEKDVRHKQDLCRQVETLNAGTSEEEIEAIKKEWEAIPDWKTAKEQEYKTWFEASLEKLKMRKEKAVQNASLKETLVQKAEELKNSTAWKDTQEAFRQLQEQWQDIGHAGEKENTLWESFKKARKEFNKSRKEYFANLDTVRGEAKLKKEELIKLVQEAVEKNVNYNALSSKMDEWMNDWKALGSAGREWDDQLWEAFNGARQKFFAERKEFFKKRNEEFSASLAKKNALIEQAKEIVASGNLDKENTEKMKSLDVAWREAGYSGRKDNDRIWEEFKAVKEQFWDAKHGANQQRFQDILAHKEELTESLRKEINQLQEDVFQVDDYEEVHEMERQISRKKAMLEQIKDDIEDLKNKIN
- a CDS encoding GNAT family N-acetyltransferase, with the protein product MKFEREIRELYTSAFPPLERIHFWVLKNIQKRKKGKFYPIVQLNHFIGFFFTIENETCVYLFFFALDPSLRNQGLGGKALDHMVARFKHKKVFLLTELVEEKNSLPYRRKNFYLRHGFKETHCYFKENYVWYEMLCQSDDFSRKEYHQLMKEAFSPLEYRFFFNPQDSKREF
- a CDS encoding transketolase family protein; the encoded protein is MGKATREAYGEALAQLVQENKKIVVLDADLAGSTKTNLAKKVAPERFFDMGIAEADMIGHAAGLAASGYTAFASSFAMFCTGRAWEQIRNSVAYPKLNVKICGTHAGISVGEDGVSHQAIEDIALMRVIPEMEVYVPCDATETKAIIRHVAHTNKPSYVRLGRSSVEDVYDEKEVFDFAKPKMVKEGKDAVIFACGSMVQSALEAANKLQEEGKSIAVVDVFAIKPCSEKEIAKILSQFDRVFTAEEHNVIGGLGGLIAEISTKLYPRIIHRIGMQDCFAESGSAKALMQKYKLDGDGVCEEVKKVLSSH